One part of the Vitis riparia cultivar Riparia Gloire de Montpellier isolate 1030 chromosome 8, EGFV_Vit.rip_1.0, whole genome shotgun sequence genome encodes these proteins:
- the LOC117920982 gene encoding oxysterol-binding protein-related protein 3C-like yields the protein MAPKDDKKQGGGFLASIVSSFANLGNVVNGLMGYEGLEVVNPEGGTEDAEAEAQRGRWRQEDRDSYWKMMHKYIGSDVTSMVTLPVMIFEPLTILQRMAELMEYSHLLDLADECEDPYLRLVYTSSWAISMYYACQRTWKPFNPILGETYELTNHGGIKFIAEQISHHPPISAAHAENEHFAYDITSKLKTKFLGNSLDVYPLGRTRVTLKRDGVVLDLVPPATKVNNLIFGRTWVDSPGEMIMTNLTTGDKVVLYFQPCGWFGAGRYEVDGYVYNAAEEPKILITGKWNESMNYQPCDLEGEPLPGSEQKEVWRVADVPENDKFQFTYFAHKINSFETAPRKLLASDSRLRPDRYALEKGDLSKSGSEKNRLEEKQRAEKRNREAQGHQFTPRWFDITSEISPTPWGDLEVCRYNGKYSEYRASVDSSDSIEEVDVSSTEFNPWQYGNSVSE from the exons ATGGCTCCCAAGGATGATAAGAAGCAAGGCGGTGGATTCTTGGCCTCCATCGTTTCGAGCTTTGCGAATTTGGGCAATGTTGTCAATGG TTTGATGGGTTACGAAGGGCTGGAAGTAGTAAACCCCGAAGGAGGCACTGAAGATGCTGAAGCGGAAGCCCAGAGAGGAAGGTGGAGACAGGAG gaCCGGGACAGTTACTGGAAGATGATGCACAAGTATATAGGCTCTGATGTCACATCAATGGTGACACTTCCTGTTATGATTTTTGAGCCGTTGACGATACTGCAGAGAATGGCAgag TTGATGGAATACTCCCACTTGTTAGACCTGGCAGATGAATGTGAGGATCCCTACCTGCGATTGGTGTATACTT CATCATGGGCTATATCAATGTATTACGCCTGTCAACGTACCTGGAAGCCTTTTAATCCAATTCTTGGTGAGACTTATGAATTGACCAATCATGGTGGCATTAAATTTATAGCAGAGCAG ATTAGTCATCACCCTCCAATCAGTGCTGCACATGCTGAAAATGAGCATTTCGCTTATGATATCACATCAAAGTTGAAGACCAAATTTTTAGGGAACTCGCTTGACGTTTATCCTCTCGGAAg GACACGTGTGACGCTCAAAAGAGATGGTGTAGTCCTAGATTTGGTGCCCCCTGCTACAAAAGTTAACAACCTCATATTTGGACGTACTTGGGTTGATTCACCAGGGGAGATGATCATGACAAACTTGACCACTGGGGACAAAGTCGTATTATATTTTCAACCATGTGGCTGGTTCGG AGCTGGTCGTTATGAAGTGGATGGATATGTATATAATGCTGCTGAGGAACCCAAGATTTTGATAACTGGGAAATGGAATGAGTCAATGAATTATCAACCTTGTGACTTGGAAGGAGAGCCCCTTCCTGGCAGTGAACAAAAGGAG GTTTGGAGAGTTGCTGATGTTCCGGAAAATGATAAATTCCAGTTCACATATTTTGCACACAAGATAAACAGCTTTGAAACTGCTCCCAGGAAGTTGTTGGCATCAGATTCTCGTTTGCGTCCTGATAGATATGCACTTGAGAAGGGTGATCTATCCAAATCTGGTTCTGAAAAGAACAg ACTGGAGGAGAAGCAGAGAGCTGAAAAGAGAAACCGAGAGGCTCAGGGCCATCAATTTACTCCTAGATGGTTTGACATAACCAGTGAGATTTCTCCTACGCCTTGGGGTGACTTGGAAGTATGTCGCTACAATGGAAAATACTCTGAATATCGAGCTTCTGTAGATAGCTCAGACAGCATTGAAGAAGTCGATGTCAGCTCAACAGAGTTCAACCCCTGGCAGTACGGAAATTCGGTTTCTGAATAA
- the LOC117921156 gene encoding p21-activated protein kinase-interacting protein 1-like — translation MSIVAGSYEKFIWGFKLKSLKKSQTLTLTPLFSYPSHLSPIKSVAVAGPVAASGGTDDSVKVYDLSSCSEIGTLTDHSGAVTSLSFFSPSSLSFPRNLLSASDDGSVCIYDADPFVHLKTIAAHKKGVNDLSIHPSGKLALTVGRDSCLAMLNLVRGRRSFYCRLGKEASLVKFDLSGDKFYMVMEEKVCVHEAEDAKLVFEMENPKRVLCAAPGSNGLLFTGGEDRNITAWDTASGKVAYCIEDAHSARVKGIVVLSRNDSGTADDDPYMVASASSDGVIRVWDVRMANREKPNPLAEANTKSRLTCLAGSSLKSFKGPQVVSNAPKKEQDAVMEGS, via the exons ATGAGTATTGTAGCAGGGTCATATGAGAAATTCATATGGGGATTCAAACTCAAAAGCCTAAAGAAATCCCAAACCCTAACCTTAACCCCACTCTTCTCCTACCCCTCCCACCTCTCCCCCATCAAGTCTGTTGCTGTTGCTGGACCCGTTGCGGCCTCCGGCGGCACTGATGACTCCGTTAAGGTCTACGACCTCTCCTCCTGCTCCGAGATCGGAACCCTAACTGATCACTCTGGCGCTGTCACCTCCCTCTCCTTCTTTTCTCCCTCCTCTCTCTCCTTTCCCCGCAACCTCCTGTCCGCCTCCGATGACGGCTCCGTTTGCATCTACGACGCCGACCCCTTCGTCCACCTCAAGACCATCGCCGCCCACAAGAAGGGGGTGAACGACCTCTCCATCCACCCCTCGGGCAAGTTGGCCTTGACTGTGGGGAGGGACTCGTGCTTGGCCATGTTGAATCTCGTGAGAGGGAGGAGGAGTTTTTACTGCAGATTGGGTAAGGAGGCGAGTTTGGTGAAATTTGATTTGAGCGGTGACAAGTTCTATATGGTTATGGAGGAGAAGGTGTGTGTTCATGAGGCAGAGGATGCGAAATTGGTCTTCGAAATGGAGAACCCGAAACGGGTTCTTTGTGCAGCACCTGGCTCG AATGGACTTCTATTTACTGGTGGTGAGGACCGGAATATTACTGCATGGGACACAGCTAGTGGGAAGGTTGCATACTGTATCGAGGATGCACATTCAGCCCGTGTGAAAGGTATTGTTGTGCTGTCTAGGAATGATAGTGGCACTGCTGATGATGATCCGTACATGGTGGCATCTGCATCATCAGACGGGGTTATTCGTGTTTGGGATGTTCGCATGGCCAACAGGGAGAAGCCGAATCCACTAGCAGAGGCTAATACGAAATCGAGGCTGACATGTCTTGCTGGATCCTCCCTAAAAT CTTTCAAAGGGCCACAGGTTGTGAGCAATGCCCCAAAAAAAGAGCAGGATGCAGTGATGGAAGGTTCATGA
- the LOC117919572 gene encoding RHOMBOID-like protein 1 has protein sequence MARDPSSSIEIRVLSKRGSNVIHPVEVDTPLPSPSPGPVPVVYREIKHFKKWVPWLIPSFVVANIIMFGITMYINNCPKNSISCIADFLGRFSFQPFKENPLLGPSSSALQKMGALDVSRVVDRHQGWRLITCIWLHGGVFHLLANMLSLLVIGIRLEQEFGFVKVGLLYVISGFGGSLLSGLFIQENISVGASGALFGLLGGMLSELITNWSIYANKLAAFLTLVIIIAINLAVGILPHVDNFAHIGGFLSGFLLGFVFLIRPQFSWVSQKYASPEHSTSPKPKFKTYQCILWVASVILLIIGLTLGLVMLLRGVDANDRCSWCHYLSCVPTSKWSCKTEPAYCLSNQIGNQLNLTCSSNGKSSIYLLADPTSSQVQGLCSQLCN, from the exons ATGGCGAGAGATCCTTCATCAAGCATTGAAATTCGGGTTCTTTCAAAGCGGGGCAGTAATGTGATCCACCCGGTTGAAGTTGACACACCTCTGCCATCTCCGAGTCCAGGGCCGGTGCCGGTGGTCTACAGAGAAATCAAGCATTTCAAGAAATGGGTTCCATGGTTGATACCTTCATTTGTTGTGGCCAATATTATTATGTTTGGAATCACCATGTACATCAACAATTGTCCCAAGAACTCCATTTCCTGCATTGCCGATTTCTTGGGCAGGTTCTCCTTTCAACCGTTTAAGGAGAACCCTCTTCTTGGGCCTTCATCATCGGC GCTACAGAAGATGGGCGCCCTAGACGTAAGTAGAGTGGTTGACAGACACCAGGGATGGCGCCTTATCACTTGCATTTGGTTACATGGTGGAGTTTTCCATTTACTGGCCAATATGTTGAGTCTTTTGGTTATTGGGATTCGGCTTGAGCAAGAATTTGGTTTTG TAAAGGTTGGATTGCTCTATGTCATCTCTGGATTTGGTGGTAGTTTGTTGTCAGGCCTTTTCATCCAGGAGAACATCTCTGTTGGTGCCTCCGGTGCACTCTTTGGATTACTTGGAGGCATGCTTTCTGAGCTCATTACTAATTGGTCAATATATGCTAATAAG CTGGCAGCATTCTTGACCCTCGTGATCATCATTGCAATCAACTTAGCAGTGGGAATCCTTCCACATGTGGACAACTTTGCTCATATTGGAGGATTTCTGTCAGGTTTTCTTCTTGGATTTGTGTTTCTAATCCGGCCCCAGTTTAGTTGGGTTAGCCAAAAATATGCTTCTCCTGAGCATTCAACTTCACCCAAACCTAAATTCAAGACATATCAATGCATACTATGGGTGGCTTCTGTGATCCTTCTAATCATTGG GCTTACCCTAGGTCTGGTTATGCTCCTGCGAGGGGTTGATGCAAATGATCGCTGTTCTTGGTGCCATTATTTGTCCTGCGTCCCTACTTCAAAATGGAGCTGCAAGACAGAGCCTGCATACTGTCTG TCCAACCAGATAGGCAACCAACTCAACCTGACATGCTCGAGCAATGGTAAGTCCAGCATATATCTATTGGCAGATCCAACCAGTTCCCAGGTCCAGGGGCTATGTTCTCAGCtctgtaattga